In Candidatus Liberimonas magnetica, one DNA window encodes the following:
- a CDS encoding metallophosphatase family protein, which translates to MKIGILSDIHSNIEALESVLSDACKNGVRSYIILGDIVGYGANPNEVIKVLRNQKIMGMVLGNHDIAILDNDISRFKTEHGLHSLMWTRKQLNKRSREFLKSIVPRCNYAEYGFNIYHGGPSDIYWQYVFPSTDKEILKEDFKNEKNKLVFVGHSHLAFTFAFKKFRIVNPGSIGQPRDGNPDASYVIYNTNTKDTEFRRISYDVKNAAMKIKNAGLYLFLAQRLFLGI; encoded by the coding sequence ATGAAAATCGGCATTTTATCGGATATCCATTCGAATATCGAAGCTTTAGAATCTGTTTTGAGCGATGCATGTAAAAATGGCGTTAGGAGTTACATCATTCTAGGCGATATTGTCGGATACGGTGCAAACCCTAATGAAGTAATAAAAGTATTGCGGAATCAAAAGATAATGGGAATGGTTTTGGGTAACCATGATATAGCAATACTAGACAATGATATATCAAGGTTTAAAACGGAACATGGCCTCCATTCATTGATGTGGACTAGAAAACAACTGAACAAAAGATCTAGAGAATTTTTAAAAAGCATTGTTCCGAGGTGCAATTATGCTGAATATGGTTTTAATATATATCATGGTGGCCCAAGCGACATTTATTGGCAGTATGTATTTCCTTCCACTGACAAGGAAATATTGAAAGAAGATTTTAAGAATGAAAAAAACAAGCTTGTTTTCGTAGGCCATTCTCACTTGGCGTTCACTTTTGCTTTTAAAAAATTTAGGATTGTAAATCCCGGAAGTATCGGGCAACCAAGGGATGGCAATCCTGATGCAAGTTATGTTATTTACAACACGAATACAAAAGATACTGAGTTTAGGCGTATTTCTTATGATGTAAAAAATGCAGCAATGAAGATAAAAAATGCCGGGTTATACTTATTTCTTGCGCAAAGGTTATTTTTAGGCATTTGA
- a CDS encoding sulfatase-like hydrolase/transferase — MNMQNNTKKNVIFIIFDSLRYDRLGFGGHNPSPSPNIDKLLSSGLTLTNAFSTGCATEFAYPTLTTSTMSLDNGGYACGISGREITIAEVFKKEGYRTSIFFDDYYRSPSKYSRGYDDVFLLFDLIRFLADVGDTIPYFSNMLKNGKKSTEECIEALEEYLSVLFPDMIMYCKFMKESVEKDNLLPSLLLHNYDHAGIIDILTSAKIKYDAGHKKYILDLLNNKENIFDKILEIVKVRKAHPQTVNVDKYLRILLIKCLIYNVVSFIKGRASKKAVGNALRRVVFKQNRYVQFQTAAYIFNNFIHWIDKMPKDKPFFAWMHTADIHELNFASYDIPNGEEMVKKEVVCMSELYSEIASQKNNYYGNPLYDFSVKYTDIQVGRLINMLKDRDLLDNTLIVLTADHGHTSTEWPIRKNVHISRDFYDELYHVPVAFVNKDIKANKMEGMYSSLDILPTLLNLLNVQIPNAFRGEPVDPKVDTGRKYVIMEHLGPGPCDFKSKPIKICVRNSTHKLLYEILLPVEDHEGRISEIYDLLKDSLEQNNLAENKNIINEIQELLTIAKERAVEIQRQLK, encoded by the coding sequence ATGAATATGCAAAATAACACTAAAAAGAATGTAATATTTATTATCTTTGATTCACTGCGCTATGACAGGCTTGGTTTTGGAGGGCATAATCCAAGCCCTTCCCCCAATATAGACAAACTATTATCATCAGGATTAACGTTAACTAATGCTTTTTCTACAGGATGTGCAACGGAGTTTGCTTATCCTACATTAACAACATCAACTATGTCTCTTGATAATGGCGGTTATGCGTGTGGTATTAGCGGCAGAGAAATCACCATAGCAGAGGTTTTTAAGAAAGAAGGCTATAGAACCAGTATTTTTTTTGATGATTATTATAGGTCTCCCTCAAAATACAGCCGGGGTTATGATGATGTGTTTTTATTGTTTGACTTAATACGTTTCCTTGCGGATGTTGGAGACACCATTCCATATTTTTCAAATATGTTGAAAAACGGGAAAAAATCTACAGAAGAATGTATAGAGGCTCTTGAAGAATATTTAAGTGTGTTATTCCCGGATATGATAATGTATTGTAAATTTATGAAGGAAAGTGTTGAAAAAGATAATTTATTGCCATCTTTATTATTGCATAACTATGACCATGCTGGTATTATAGATATTTTAACAAGCGCTAAAATAAAATACGATGCTGGCCACAAAAAATATATCTTGGACCTATTAAATAACAAAGAAAATATATTTGACAAGATCCTTGAGATAGTTAAAGTTCGGAAGGCCCATCCTCAGACTGTTAATGTAGATAAATATCTAAGAATACTGCTTATTAAATGTTTAATTTATAACGTGGTTTCGTTCATTAAAGGAAGAGCGTCTAAAAAAGCAGTTGGAAACGCCTTACGAAGGGTGGTCTTTAAGCAGAATAGATATGTTCAGTTCCAGACTGCAGCATATATTTTCAATAATTTTATACATTGGATAGATAAGATGCCCAAAGATAAGCCATTCTTTGCATGGATGCATACTGCAGATATCCATGAGTTAAATTTTGCGTCGTATGATATTCCGAATGGTGAGGAGATGGTGAAAAAAGAAGTTGTGTGTATGAGTGAATTATACTCAGAGATCGCTTCACAAAAAAATAATTACTACGGTAATCCTTTATATGATTTTTCAGTTAAATATACAGATATTCAGGTCGGGCGGCTAATAAATATGCTTAAAGATAGGGATCTCCTGGATAATACTCTAATAGTATTAACGGCTGATCATGGCCATACTTCAACCGAATGGCCTATCAGAAAAAACGTTCATATCTCAAGAGACTTTTATGATGAGCTCTATCATGTCCCGGTAGCTTTTGTCAACAAAGACATTAAGGCAAACAAAATGGAAGGTATGTACTCTTCGTTGGATATTTTGCCTACTTTATTAAACCTTTTAAATGTTCAAATTCCAAACGCATTTCGTGGAGAACCTGTAGATCCTAAAGTAGATACCGGTAGGAAATATGTAATAATGGAGCACTTAGGCCCTGGCCCTTGTGATTTTAAATCAAAACCCATAAAGATTTGTGTCAGAAACAGTACCCATAAATTACTTTATGAAATATTGCTGCCTGTAGAAGATCATGAAGGACGGATTAGTGAAATATATGATCTCTTAAAAGACTCGTTAGAGCAAAATAATTTAGCTGAAAATAAAAATATTATTAACGAAATACAAGAATTATTAACAATTGCAAAAGAAAGGGCTGTTGAAATTCAAAGGCAATTAAAATAG
- a CDS encoding NTP transferase domain-containing protein, whose protein sequence is MNAIIMVAGIGSRLGKLSKRIPKCLVEINKNKRIIDYSIRSLVYAGAKNIIIVVGHKYKMIKTYVTKKYPGLKIKFVYNKYYKFHGSGYSLALGALEIDSRIVVITEGDLLIPKEYYKRIGEGKYNQVCLNRNIDPYRSVVALGGKRNVREFIYDPKHGNIYDSIENKDQIIGESVQLWCLKEGSVGLMKKVVKSYLNRIENSNPDKATNLFPINKVIAKYPMHYIFAKKNKWFNINTLEDVKKARSSEWVKKY, encoded by the coding sequence ATGAACGCCATAATAATGGTCGCAGGTATAGGTTCTCGATTGGGTAAACTGTCAAAGAGAATCCCTAAATGCCTCGTTGAGATAAACAAGAATAAAAGAATTATCGACTATTCTATTAGATCTTTGGTATATGCCGGTGCAAAAAATATCATTATAGTGGTAGGACATAAGTATAAAATGATTAAAACTTATGTGACTAAGAAATATCCCGGCCTTAAAATAAAATTTGTCTATAATAAGTATTACAAATTCCACGGTTCAGGCTACTCTCTAGCCTTAGGAGCGTTAGAGATAGATTCTCGAATTGTTGTGATTACTGAAGGCGATCTTTTGATACCGAAGGAGTATTATAAAAGAATAGGCGAAGGAAAGTACAATCAGGTATGTTTAAATAGAAATATTGACCCGTATAGAAGTGTAGTAGCTTTAGGCGGCAAGCGAAACGTCAGGGAATTTATTTATGACCCGAAACATGGCAACATCTATGATAGTATAGAAAATAAGGATCAAATAATTGGAGAAAGCGTGCAGTTGTGGTGCTTGAAAGAAGGATCGGTCGGATTAATGAAAAAAGTAGTAAAAAGCTATCTGAATAGAATCGAAAACTCAAATCCGGACAAAGCAACTAATTTATTCCCAATAAATAAGGTGATAGCTAAGTATCCTATGCATTATATATTTGCCAAAAAAAATAAGTGGTTTAACATTAATACATTAGAAGATGTCAAAAAAGCAAGGAGTTCTGAATGGGTAAAAAAATACTAA
- a CDS encoding class I SAM-dependent methyltransferase, with translation MIVPTLARLIVREHMYKPITGKLLCLGRQTISMSYDEVLRIFKEEGYVPSPEILKENKISLDKNTRVGKGSDSISDHTFFGLLGLKEVYSIDVSKYEDADIVHDLNKPVPESLYGQYDFIIDGGTFDHIFDIRTSFENVVKMLKVGGRVFQWNAASNFTAATYMSFGPNLFYDYYILNKFQDCKVYLAEVSYMSQRDLWNFYEFEGTDVYDHFISNRLQMVLVLAEKGPNSTWNRFPVQTHYRDANLWEEYRSSQKLIQQSSRKPLNGKSATFLSMILIRIVKIVQGFIDNRRRVRNWFNSKVQGDKLMKGYRYVGHI, from the coding sequence ATGATTGTACCAACACTTGCAAGACTGATTGTCAGGGAACACATGTACAAACCTATTACAGGGAAACTGCTGTGCCTGGGACGACAGACTATAAGCATGAGTTATGACGAAGTGCTTAGAATATTCAAGGAAGAGGGATATGTACCTTCTCCTGAAATATTGAAAGAGAATAAAATAAGTTTGGATAAGAATACCAGAGTAGGAAAAGGTAGCGATTCGATTTCAGACCATACTTTTTTTGGCTTACTGGGACTAAAAGAAGTATATTCCATAGACGTAAGCAAATATGAAGATGCAGATATAGTTCACGATCTCAACAAACCCGTACCCGAGTCATTATACGGTCAGTATGATTTCATCATAGACGGCGGAACTTTCGACCACATTTTCGACATACGCACGTCTTTCGAGAATGTCGTAAAAATGCTTAAGGTAGGTGGGAGGGTGTTTCAATGGAATGCTGCGTCAAATTTTACAGCTGCGACTTATATGTCATTCGGGCCGAACTTATTTTATGACTATTATATTTTAAATAAATTTCAAGATTGTAAAGTGTATCTTGCGGAAGTAAGTTATATGTCTCAACGTGATTTGTGGAATTTCTATGAATTTGAAGGTACCGACGTATATGACCATTTTATATCAAACAGGCTACAGATGGTATTGGTATTAGCCGAAAAAGGCCCAAATTCAACCTGGAATAGATTTCCGGTACAGACTCATTATAGAGATGCGAATCTTTGGGAAGAATACAGGTCTAGTCAAAAACTTATACAACAATCTTCCAGAAAACCTTTGAATGGAAAAAGTGCTACATTTTTAAGCATGATTCTTATACGGATTGTAAAAATAGTTCAAGGTTTTATTGACAATAGAAGAAGAGTAAGAAACTGGTTTAATTCAAAAGTACAAGGTGATAAATTAATGAAAGGTTATAGGTATGTCGGGCACATTTAG
- the aepY gene encoding phosphonopyruvate decarboxylase codes for MLNTKQFGEQLNNHGFNFYSGVPCSYLKSLINYAINEGDFIMAANEGDAVAICAGAFIGGKKSVFLCQNSGLTNAVSPLTSLNYIFKIPVLGFVSLRGEPGLKDEPQHELTGQITASLLDVMKIRWEYLSADMKLAEEQLEIAAKSIADNKSFFFVVKKDTFENEQLLEQKTVVSQNKISIEKTKVDTCPARIDVLKTIDSVKDSNTVLLATTGFTGRELYEIEDAENNFYMVGSMGCISSLALGLSVARKDKNIIAIDGDGSLLMRMGSIATSGSIAPSNMMHILLDNNAHESTGGQKTVSHSVNFTTVAAACGYTNSVYAHSLSELEETLANWKKNKCLTFIYIKIAKGTKENLSRPKISPREVKERFMKFIAKDVC; via the coding sequence ATGCTAAACACTAAACAATTCGGCGAGCAGTTAAATAATCACGGTTTCAATTTTTATAGCGGAGTGCCGTGTTCTTATTTAAAAAGTTTAATTAATTATGCCATTAATGAAGGCGATTTTATAATGGCGGCAAATGAAGGCGATGCGGTTGCTATTTGTGCCGGTGCTTTTATCGGAGGCAAGAAATCCGTATTTTTGTGCCAGAATTCAGGGCTTACAAATGCTGTTTCGCCTCTCACATCGCTTAATTATATTTTTAAAATACCTGTTCTTGGTTTTGTCAGCTTAAGAGGCGAACCTGGATTAAAAGATGAGCCTCAACATGAACTCACAGGCCAAATAACGGCCTCTCTTCTTGATGTTATGAAGATCAGATGGGAATATCTGTCGGCTGACATGAAGTTAGCTGAAGAGCAATTAGAAATTGCTGCTAAGAGCATTGCTGATAATAAATCGTTCTTTTTTGTTGTTAAAAAAGATACTTTTGAGAATGAACAGCTTTTGGAGCAAAAGACAGTTGTTTCCCAAAATAAAATAAGTATTGAAAAGACAAAAGTTGATACTTGCCCGGCACGTATTGATGTATTAAAAACAATTGACAGCGTAAAAGACAGTAATACCGTGCTGCTGGCCACTACTGGTTTTACCGGAAGAGAACTATACGAAATTGAAGATGCTGAAAACAATTTTTATATGGTAGGCTCAATGGGCTGCATAAGCTCGCTGGCTCTCGGGCTTTCAGTAGCCAGAAAGGATAAGAATATCATAGCAATTGACGGCGACGGGTCTCTGCTTATGCGTATGGGTTCGATTGCGACAAGCGGCAGTATAGCGCCTTCGAATATGATGCATATTCTTCTTGATAATAATGCCCACGAATCAACCGGAGGGCAAAAGACGGTTTCCCATAGCGTTAATTTTACTACTGTTGCTGCTGCTTGCGGTTACACAAACTCGGTATATGCGCATTCGCTGTCCGAACTCGAAGAAACCCTGGCAAACTGGAAAAAGAATAAATGTTTGACATTTATTTATATTAAAATTGCTAAAGGGACAAAGGAAAATCTGTCACGCCCGAAAATTTCACCGAGAGAAGTAAAAGAGCGCTTTATGAAATTCATTGCAAAAGATGTATGTTAG
- a CDS encoding GDP-mannose 4,6-dehydratase yields the protein MVTLITGVAGLTGSYLVEKCLENGEEVIGIDNFFRGNMNNLKNVSDNKKFRFIEGDILNIYEMDMPFVDKIYHLAAIVPTKYFYEAPVDTYMVNCHGTKVMIDWAVEHGVKKFVNASSSEIYGHPQEIPTKETTPSHYDAVEVTTRWSYAEGKILTEHIGNYHKDKITICHLRYANVYGPRDIDEHHIVPYIINKILKNEKIIINKNADKIKRTFLYMSDCADATYMAMERSPSGVSYNIGSEEEVTIQELLDMIISILGMKTEIEYSLVRKGDPQRRLLDTSKARKMIGWFPKVSLKQGIEKTIEWVRKYNL from the coding sequence ATGGTTACATTAATTACAGGGGTTGCCGGCCTTACAGGTTCATATCTTGTTGAAAAATGCCTCGAAAATGGCGAAGAAGTTATAGGTATTGACAACTTTTTTAGGGGGAATATGAATAATCTAAAAAATGTGTCTGATAACAAGAAATTTAGGTTCATAGAAGGGGATATACTGAATATTTATGAGATGGACATGCCGTTTGTAGATAAGATATATCACCTTGCCGCAATAGTACCTACAAAATACTTTTACGAAGCCCCTGTAGACACCTATATGGTTAATTGCCATGGAACAAAAGTAATGATAGATTGGGCAGTTGAACATGGGGTAAAAAAATTCGTAAATGCTTCTAGTTCTGAAATATACGGGCACCCGCAGGAGATACCAACAAAGGAAACTACGCCGTCACATTATGATGCTGTAGAAGTAACTACTCGTTGGTCATATGCCGAAGGGAAGATATTAACTGAACATATAGGCAACTATCATAAAGATAAAATAACAATATGCCACTTAAGATATGCTAATGTCTACGGCCCCAGGGATATAGATGAGCATCATATAGTACCCTATATTATAAACAAGATATTAAAAAACGAAAAAATAATCATAAATAAAAATGCCGATAAAATCAAACGGACTTTCCTGTATATGAGTGATTGTGCTGATGCCACTTATATGGCTATGGAAAGATCACCGAGCGGGGTAAGCTATAACATTGGATCTGAGGAAGAAGTAACTATTCAAGAACTTCTTGATATGATTATTTCCATATTGGGAATGAAAACCGAAATAGAGTATTCTCTAGTTAGAAAAGGCGATCCCCAAAGGCGGTTGTTAGATACTTCTAAGGCTAGGAAGATGATAGGATGGTTTCCAAAAGTTTCATTAAAGCAAGGCATAGAAAAAACTATTGAATGGGTGAGGAAGTATAATCTATGA
- a CDS encoding CDP-glycerol glycerophosphotransferase family protein, translating to MEKKGTPILAINKNILIICRDINDMNLLNRIKADPEMNYIVASDNIAVQETCKRFSWVNEVCWIEEMETLYSVSDDVIAIIKVINEWFKALSYGKIANIDELLFWIQHVEGGETTQRIQDVLLLIRSYLHLFDVYNISEVKIIRNPDSLWEDDVLLLTALNRGISVNLLGSHRVNVIVRKLKLFIKNVILREPYYVSNILRVKLMTILKKNKVRNNEILFQLCSSSPGHIENIIPIMKEVKKKGYNPIALCWMASSGAKKVREDGISAEELEEFVPNSSLWQSGIHMIRIWKKATSMKISFIEHPSLNYKSVPFGKLLWPSIFYFIFVEFPQKYRLNLALNKYLSIHSPLAIKLWGGGTLTEGNLVLKYISKNVKPILMYWFDGVFDYPYESKFKHVDLFLTSGKSQENHLEKLGVENNRMVSVGSSRYDLLPDFIKENTQQSSRLRMNVPLTYRMYVLYTPATSTRGFTTVREQVLLTDFLLKFANNFQNTALLIKPHPTCNTVTLNYAIKRYSLPNVFLIDKNISPYHAINACDLLILKISTVGLEAMLLNRPVISVILNKEMRFRIYGEATENVTSIEELDVLLRKLENEKDFRFIWTKNMIIKGNKYCEEYMGKRQTNSSALSAEAIDRFITERRLKSEVSYEKIN from the coding sequence ATGGAAAAGAAAGGAACACCTATCTTAGCTATTAATAAAAATATCCTTATTATCTGCAGAGATATCAATGATATGAATTTGCTTAATAGAATAAAAGCAGATCCTGAAATGAATTATATTGTTGCTTCTGACAATATTGCAGTTCAAGAAACATGTAAACGATTTTCATGGGTTAATGAAGTTTGCTGGATTGAAGAGATGGAAACCTTGTATTCGGTTTCTGATGATGTCATAGCGATTATTAAGGTTATTAACGAATGGTTCAAGGCACTAAGTTACGGTAAAATCGCAAATATTGACGAATTACTTTTCTGGATACAACATGTTGAAGGTGGTGAGACAACACAGCGTATCCAGGATGTATTGCTTTTAATAAGGTCCTACCTGCATTTATTTGATGTTTACAATATATCGGAAGTTAAAATTATAAGAAATCCTGACTCTTTGTGGGAAGATGACGTTTTACTTCTAACTGCTTTAAACAGAGGGATCAGTGTTAATCTTTTAGGAAGCCATAGGGTAAATGTTATAGTCAGAAAACTAAAATTATTTATCAAAAATGTAATATTAAGAGAACCTTACTATGTATCGAATATTTTGCGCGTAAAATTGATGACAATATTAAAGAAAAATAAGGTAAGAAATAATGAAATATTATTCCAGCTTTGCAGTTCATCACCCGGGCATATTGAGAATATTATTCCGATAATGAAAGAAGTAAAAAAGAAAGGATATAATCCTATTGCGTTATGCTGGATGGCTTCGAGTGGTGCAAAAAAAGTAAGAGAAGATGGTATAAGCGCTGAAGAACTGGAAGAATTTGTCCCAAATTCAAGTTTGTGGCAGAGTGGAATCCATATGATTAGAATTTGGAAGAAAGCAACCAGTATGAAAATATCTTTTATTGAACACCCTTCATTAAACTATAAATCTGTTCCTTTCGGTAAGCTGCTTTGGCCGTCAATATTCTATTTTATATTTGTTGAATTTCCTCAAAAGTATAGGTTGAATCTTGCATTAAATAAATATTTATCAATCCATTCGCCCTTAGCAATCAAATTGTGGGGCGGAGGGACTTTGACGGAAGGTAATTTAGTTTTGAAATATATTTCAAAGAATGTAAAACCAATTTTAATGTATTGGTTTGATGGAGTTTTTGATTATCCTTATGAATCAAAATTCAAGCATGTTGATTTATTCCTGACTTCTGGTAAATCCCAGGAAAATCATTTGGAAAAACTGGGTGTAGAAAACAACCGGATGGTTTCAGTAGGATCGAGCAGGTATGATCTTCTCCCTGATTTTATTAAAGAAAACACACAACAATCATCGCGTTTACGCATGAACGTGCCCTTAACATATAGGATGTATGTTCTTTATACCCCAGCTACTTCTACAAGAGGTTTTACTACGGTTCGCGAACAGGTGCTGCTCACAGATTTTTTGCTGAAGTTTGCGAATAATTTTCAAAATACAGCTTTGCTTATTAAACCTCACCCTACGTGTAATACTGTAACATTGAACTATGCTATTAAACGATACTCGCTGCCTAACGTATTTTTAATTGATAAAAACATTAGTCCTTATCATGCCATAAATGCCTGCGATCTGTTAATCTTAAAAATATCAACTGTTGGTTTAGAAGCAATGCTACTTAATAGGCCAGTGATTTCAGTTATCCTTAATAAAGAGATGCGTTTCAGGATTTATGGTGAAGCCACCGAGAACGTAACAAGCATAGAAGAATTAGATGTTTTGCTTAGGAAGTTAGAAAATGAAAAAGATTTTAGATTTATATGGACAAAAAATATGATTATAAAAGGAAATAAGTATTGTGAAGAATATATGGGTAAAAGACAAACAAATTCTTCTGCTTTATCAGCAGAAGCTATTGACAGATTTATTACAGAAAGAAGATTAAAATCAGAGGTATCTTATGAAAAAATCAACTAA
- the aepX gene encoding phosphoenolpyruvate mutase has protein sequence MKKSTKLKNIVNSTQLEFIMEAHNGLSARIVEEAGFKGIWGSGLTISAALGVRDNNEASWTQVLEILEFMSDATNIPILLDGDTGYGNFNNVRRLIRKLEQRQIAGVCIEDKLFPKTNSFISGETQPLADIDEFCGKIKAAKDSQIDSDFVVVARVEAFIAGWGLSEALRRAEAYRQAGADAVLIHSKKSNASDIEDFMKEWKNRHPVIIVPTKYYSTPTDEFRDLGISLIIWANHNLRTSISAMQKLTKQIHDEESLINIEDKIVSVVEVFRLQGADELKEAEKRYLPTAGKQVKAVILAAAQGEGFGELTKNIPKTLLKINGKTILSSQIDEFNQVGIKDITIVRGFGKEKIIANNAKYVDNDEYASTKELYSLYLVRNDIKENAVISFGDIIFKSYILNDLLNDDNAITVIVDADYQTDGSYREYVKTDVPYSRKLFAQTVKLEAISVSMKKDDIAGEFIGLFKVNKEGAQVLKKALEILYKKDNFKQMRTSDLLSEITKLHPVSVKFIKGSWLDINSIVDLQKAGEF, from the coding sequence ATGAAAAAATCAACTAAACTTAAGAACATAGTAAATTCAACACAACTGGAATTTATTATGGAAGCTCATAATGGTTTATCTGCAAGGATAGTAGAAGAAGCTGGTTTTAAAGGTATTTGGGGAAGCGGGCTTACCATTTCCGCAGCGCTTGGTGTACGTGATAATAATGAAGCTTCATGGACACAGGTTTTGGAAATATTAGAATTTATGAGCGATGCGACAAATATACCTATTTTGCTTGATGGAGACACAGGGTATGGTAATTTTAACAACGTGAGACGGCTGATTAGAAAATTAGAACAAAGGCAGATAGCCGGAGTTTGTATTGAGGATAAACTATTCCCAAAAACAAATTCTTTTATAAGCGGCGAAACACAGCCACTTGCAGATATAGACGAATTTTGCGGAAAGATAAAAGCGGCAAAAGATAGCCAAATTGACAGTGACTTTGTAGTTGTAGCAAGGGTTGAGGCATTTATTGCCGGGTGGGGATTAAGCGAGGCATTACGCAGGGCAGAGGCGTATAGACAAGCAGGTGCGGATGCAGTCCTTATTCATAGTAAAAAATCAAATGCGTCTGATATAGAAGATTTTATGAAAGAATGGAAGAACAGGCACCCTGTAATTATAGTGCCTACAAAATACTATTCAACGCCTACGGATGAATTCAGGGATTTAGGAATAAGCCTCATTATCTGGGCAAATCATAACTTGAGAACTTCTATCAGTGCTATGCAGAAATTAACAAAACAGATTCACGATGAAGAAAGCCTTATCAATATAGAAGATAAAATTGTTTCTGTTGTGGAAGTATTCAGGCTTCAGGGAGCTGATGAACTTAAGGAAGCCGAAAAAAGATATCTGCCGACAGCAGGAAAGCAGGTAAAAGCTGTTATATTGGCAGCAGCTCAAGGAGAAGGTTTTGGCGAACTAACGAAAAATATACCTAAGACGCTTCTTAAAATAAACGGAAAGACCATACTTTCAAGCCAGATAGATGAATTTAATCAGGTAGGGATAAAGGATATAACTATAGTAAGGGGATTTGGAAAAGAGAAAATTATTGCAAACAATGCAAAATATGTAGATAACGACGAGTATGCTTCTACAAAAGAATTGTATTCTCTTTATCTGGTAAGAAACGATATTAAAGAAAACGCGGTCATAAGTTTTGGCGATATTATTTTTAAAAGTTATATTCTTAATGACCTGCTTAATGATGATAATGCCATTACTGTGATAGTTGATGCTGATTATCAAACAGACGGAAGTTACCGTGAATATGTTAAGACGGATGTCCCTTATTCAAGAAAATTGTTTGCACAAACGGTAAAATTAGAAGCAATTTCTGTGTCTATGAAGAAAGACGATATTGCAGGTGAGTTCATAGGGCTGTTCAAAGTTAATAAGGAAGGCGCTCAGGTTCTAAAAAAAGCGCTGGAAATACTTTATAAAAAGGACAATTTCAAGCAGATGAGAACCTCGGATCTTTTAAGCGAGATAACGAAGTTACATCCAGTTTCAGTAAAATTCATTAAGGGCTCCTGGCTCGACATTAACAGTATCGTAGACCTGCAAAAAGCCGGTGAATTTTAG
- a CDS encoding zinc-binding dehydrogenase, with the protein MKTKAAVLNELNKPLVIEELIIPELKEGQVLVKIKASGLCHSQLNEIKGNKGPDKFLPHTMGHEGAGIVEEIGRNIKKVKKGDHVVLTWIKGSGFDVPSAIYVTSDGIKVNSGAISTFTEYAVVSENRLVKIPEEVPFKDASLLGCAIPTGAGIIKNTVKLQPNHSLAVFGVGGIGSSAVLYAASIGCSKIIAIDINDSKLEFAKRIGAKYTLNSKKEDVISKIKKFSDGKGVDYSVECSGVKEVMEMAFNSINNKGTTVIAGNLKHGERISINPFDLIVGKKIIGTWGGETYPDVDIPVYIELYLSKKLKLNELITNTYDLQNINTAFADLEQGKVQRAVIVFNKE; encoded by the coding sequence ATGAAAACGAAAGCTGCAGTATTAAATGAACTAAACAAACCGCTTGTTATTGAAGAACTAATTATACCTGAACTCAAGGAAGGCCAGGTTTTAGTTAAAATAAAAGCTTCTGGTTTGTGCCATAGCCAATTAAATGAGATAAAAGGCAATAAGGGCCCCGACAAATTCCTGCCTCACACAATGGGGCATGAAGGCGCCGGTATAGTTGAAGAAATTGGCAGAAATATTAAAAAAGTCAAAAAAGGCGACCATGTAGTACTTACTTGGATAAAGGGCTCAGGTTTTGATGTTCCTTCCGCAATATATGTAACAAGTGATGGCATAAAAGTTAACTCAGGCGCCATTTCAACATTTACCGAATACGCAGTTGTCTCCGAAAACCGTTTAGTTAAAATTCCTGAAGAAGTACCTTTCAAAGATGCATCTCTTCTTGGTTGTGCTATCCCAACGGGTGCGGGAATTATTAAAAATACTGTTAAATTACAGCCAAATCACTCTCTTGCAGTTTTCGGAGTAGGCGGTATCGGCTCTAGCGCAGTTCTTTATGCTGCAAGTATAGGATGTTCAAAAATAATTGCAATTGACATTAATGATTCAAAATTGGAGTTTGCAAAAAGGATAGGTGCAAAATATACATTAAATTCAAAAAAAGAAGATGTTATATCAAAAATAAAAAAATTTAGTGATGGTAAAGGTGTTGATTATTCAGTTGAATGTTCTGGCGTTAAGGAAGTGATGGAAATGGCTTTTAATTCGATAAACAATAAAGGAACTACGGTCATTGCAGGTAATTTAAAACACGGTGAGAGAATCTCAATAAATCCCTTTGATCTAATTGTAGGAAAAAAAATCATAGGAACCTGGGGCGGTGAAACATATCCTGATGTAGACATTCCAGTTTACATAGAGTTGTATTTATCGAAAAAACTAAAGCTCAATGAACTTATTACAAATACATATGACCTTCAGAATATTAATACTGCATTTGCTGATCTGGAGCAAGGGAAAGTACAGCGGGCTGTAATTGTTTTTAATAAGGAATAA